CGCGCCGAGGAGAGAGTTCTTGCCGCCGGTGATGTGCAGTGTCTCTGCCATACCTGCGGCAGCGCCGAAGCCATAGTTGGCGCGGTCGAGATAAGCGAGGCTGTAGGTGATAAACACGGCGACCAACAGCCAGCGACGGCGTCCCCAGCGCGTGGGCTCAGCGGCAGGCGCTGCCGCGTGGATTACTGGAACATCGCGAGTTCGCAGGACGGCACACACGCACAGGAAGTATACGCAGCCGGATCGAGAGCAGACGCGGTGTACATTTCTTCGCCGCGCAGTGTGAATTTGGGTAGTGTATTGAGTGCAACCTGACATTCTTCGCGGCAATGTTTGAGCGGCGGCTCCGCGTTTACGCGAGCTGGATGCGAAAGGAAAGCGCCTTCGATGAGCGTGACGAGACGGGATTTTCTCCTGAGGGTTGGCGCTGCTGGTGGCTATAGCGCGACGTTCCTTGCGATGCAGGGACTGGGGCTTATGCAGCCAAGCCGAGCAGTTGCCGTTCCGCTTGCCGCGCCAGGCTCGGGCAAAGGTGTGCGTGTCGTGGTGCTCGGCGGTGGGATCGCAGGGCTTGTCGCGGCCTATGAATTGCGTGCGCTGGGCTATGACTGCACACTGCTGGAGGCGCGCGGGCGCCCAGGTGGACGGAACTGGACTGTGCGCAGCGGTGATGTGGTCGAGTTAACCGATGGATCGAAGCAGCGCTGCGAGTGGGACGCGGGCAATTACCAGAACTTTGGTCCAGCCCGACTGCCGTCGATTCATCCGACGATGCTCGGCTACTGCAAAAAGCTTGGCGTCGAGATGCAGGTCGAGGTGAACATGAGCCGCTCCGCGATGTTGCAGAACGACAACGCCAACGGCGGCAAGCCCGTTGTCATGCGGCAGGCGGAGAATGACACGCGCGGCTTTGTGAGCGAGTTGCTTGCCAAATGTGTTGCGAGAGGCGCGCTCGATCAGGAGCTCTCGAGCGATGACCGCGATCGCATGCTGTCGTTCCTGCGCATCTACGGCCCGCTGGACGATGCAGGCAAGTACACGGGCAGCGATCGCGCGGGGTATCTGCGCACACCGGCCGTTGAGGATTCGGGTGTGCTGAGTCAACCTATCGACTTACACACGCTGCTGCTTGAGGACTTCTGGCAGGGCATCCTGTTTGACGAAGTATTCGACATGCAGGCGACAATGTTTCAGCCCGTCGGCGGCATGGATCGGATTCCGTATGCGTTTGCGAAGTCGCTCGGATCGATTGTGCGTTACAACTCGCCTGTGACCGAGCTGCGCAAGACGAGCAACGGTGTGCGCGTCGGCTATTTGCGTGATGGTGCGCCTGCAAGCATCGAAGCAGACTACTGCGTGTGCACGATCCCGCTCACAATCCTTCGCAAGATTCCGAACGGTTTGAGCGTGCCTTACAAGAAGGTGATCGACGAATGCACGTACGCCGCCGCGTTCAAAATTGCGTGGGAGAGCCGGCGCTTCTGGGAGCAGGACTACAACATCTATGGCGGGCTGGAGTTCTGCAACATTGGGCTGAGCCCTGTGTGGCTGCCTTCGGCGGGCATGTTCTCGGATCGCGGCGTGCTGGTCAGCGGATACGGCTTCGACACCCCGCCGGAGTTCGGCGCTCTGAGCTTTCAGCAAAAGCTGGCAGAGAGCCGCAAGTCCGTTGAGCGGCTGCATCCGGGGCACGGCAAGGAGCTAACAAAGCCGCTGTACGTGAACTGGGGTTCGTTCCGTGCAACGAGGGCGCGTGGATTAGCAGCTATGGACCGATGCAGGATGAGTGGATCAATGACGAGCCAGCGCGACAAGACGGCGCTGCACGCGCAAATGTGGCCGGCTATCAGACTCTGCTGCAGCCCGATGGAGCCATCTACTTCGCGGGCGACCACGTGAGCCACATCGTGGGATGGCAGGAGGGTGCAGCACTGAGCGGCCTGCGTGCGGTGCGCGAGATCTCGGAGCGCACAAAGGCTGCTCGCCTGGCGTCGCGGTCCCCTGCTGCCGGTTGATCGGCGTTACGAAGATTGCCGATATCGCACGCCGTCACGGTGCAGACGGAGCGGTTCTGCAGTGGCGCTCTCAACCGGCGGCGCGTCCATCACCTGTTTGAACGCAGTACGGAACTTCGCCATCTCCTCGGGTGTGCCGACGGTGATGCGCACGGCATTTGGCCACACTGGCCACGTGCGGCCGATGTAGACATTCTTTGCACGCATCGCGTCCATCACACCGCGGCCGTTGCGGCCGGTGTCGATCATGAAGCAGTTCGAGATTGGATCGCCGATGACCTTGTAGCCGTGCAGCTTTAGCCACGCTAGCGTTTCATTGCGGTTATCGGTGAGGATTTTCTTGCGCGCAGCGACGAGGTTCGCATCAAGCAAAGACGCGTTTGCAGCGCCGGAACCCGTGACGGGCATCGGATTCTCGCCATACAGCGAAAGTTTGTCAAGCAGATCAGGACGCGCGAGGGCAAATCCGCAGCGCAGCCCTGCCATGCCGTAGATCTTCGAGAAGGTGCGGAGCACGACGATATCCTTGCCTGCGATGACCTGATCGATGACGTCGGGCGCATCGGCAAAGTGAATGTACGCTTCGTCGACTAGCAGCACTGACCCCTTCGGTTTGTTCTCGAGCGCCCACAGGATGTCCTTCTTGCTCGTGAGCGTACCCGTAGGGTTGTTTGGATTGCAGATGTAGATCACACCGGCGTTCGGATCGGCGGCGACCATTGCCTTGATGTCATGCGCATAGTCCGCCGTGAGAGGAACCTTGTGAATCTTTGCGCCGGAATAATTTGCGGCGGCCATCGGCGCTTCATACGAGGGGTCGGCGATGACGAGGCTGCGCGTAGGTGAGGTGAAGGCCAGCACGGTGTAATGCAGCGGCTCTGACGAGCCCGCATAGACCGCGATGGAATCCTCGCTGAGGTTGTGCTGCGAAGCGAAGGTCTTCACCAGCTTGTCGGTCTCGCCATAAAAATCGTACCTGCCGCCGGTGGGAACAAGCTGGGCGATCGCTTCGCGTGCCGCCTGGCAGGGGCCAAGCGGGTTCTCGTTCGCGTTGATCAGAACGGCGTCGGGAGGTGGATTGAGGAAGAAGTCGTGGCGGCCTCCTGCCGGGGCAGCTTTGGCAATTGCCTGCTGCGCTGCGCGGGCGAAGTGCGCTTCGGTGAGGATGGGCGTCGCTGCGGCGATTGCGGCATAGCGGAGAAAGCTGCGGCGGCTCGGCGCCGAGATGGTGGAGATTGCAGAATCCTCGGAGTGCTGTCTCATGAGAAGCTCCTCTCTTGGGGACGTGCCAAGGTCAACCGCGTAAAACGATGGCGAGGGGAAATCGTGAGTTGACTCTATCCCAAAATCTGCCCGGCGTGCAGATTTTACGCCCGGCAGTCGATTCGAGGCTCCAACAAAGAAGTGCCGCCGTTGTGGCAGCACCTTTCGTCGGAAGCTTTGGATTTCAAGCCAATTTTAGCGGCCAGCCTCGTCGGCTGCTGCAGCGGCGGCGGCATTCGCAGCAAAATGGTGCCGGACGTCCGCTCCGCTGACCCAGAAGATCACGTCTTCGGCAATGTTCGTGGCATGATCGCCGACGCGCTCCAGGTTACGGGAGATCACAAGAGCGTTGAGCGCCTCCGGCGTGCGCTCCGGGTGCTGCTGAATGAGCGCGCCGAGCGTACTGAAAGCATCCCTGTTCAGCTCGTCGACCTGATCGTCCAGCAGAAGGACGCTCTGAGCCATTTCCGTGTCTGCTTCGATAAACGATTGCAGCGCCTTGCGAATCATCGCTGTAGAAAGCTGGGCGAGCTTGGGAATGTCAACCGGAAGCTCCTGCGCAGAGAGCCCGCTGAGGTCCTTGCATCGGTTGGCGATGTTCACGGCCTGATCGCCCACTCGCTCGAGGTCCGCATTGATGCGAATGACGGCGAGGATGAAGCGCAGGTCGACGGCCATGGGCTGCTCCATGGCGAGCAGGTCGAGCGCGAGCTGATCAATCTCATGCTCCATGCGATTGATCGCCGGCTCGGAGAGCGAAACCAGCTCGCACAGATCCATGTCGCGGGAGGAGTACGCCTCGGTCGCGCGCTGGATGGCCTGCTCTACAAGGCCGGCCATGACGAGCAGGCGTTCCTTCAATTCATCGAGTTTCTGCTGGAATTTGATGCGCATCAGCCAAACCTCCCCGTGATGTAATCCTCCGTCCGCTTGTCGGAAGGGTTGGTAAAGAGCTTATCCGTTGCATCGAACTCCACCAGACGGCCCATAAGGAAGAATCCAGTCCGTTCTGCCACGCGCGCTGCCTGCTGCATGTTGTGCGTGACGATGACGATCGTGTACTGGCTCTTCAGCTCAAAGATCAGGTCTTCAATTTTAGCCGTAGAAACGGGGTCAAGCGCGCTCGCCGGCTCATCCATCAAGAGCACCTCGGGGTCGACCGCGAGAGCGCGCGCGATGCAGAGGCGCTGCTGCTGTCCGCCGGAGAGGCTCGCGCCGGACTTCTTCTTCAGGTCGTCCTTCACCTCGTCCCACAAGGCGGCCTGCTTCAGCGAGCGCTCAACGACCTCATCGAGCACGCGCTTTTTGCGGTAGCCATTCAGCTTCAGTCCGCTCGCAACGTTGTCGTAGATGGTCATCGACGGAAACGGGTTCGGCCGCTGGAAGACCATGCCGACGCGGCGGCGGATCTCGACCGGCGTGGCGTCCTGATAGATGTCGACTTCTCCCATACGCACGGAGCCTTCGGCGCGAGCGATGGGGTTCGTCTCATGCATGCGGTTCAGGCAGCGCACGAAGGTAGACTTGCCACAGCCCGATGGCCCGATCAGCGCGGTGCACTGGTTGGCCCGGATGTGCAGGGTCACGTCTTTGAGCGTGTGCACCTGCCCGTACCAGGCGTTGAGATTTTCGACGCGAATGTCGACACCCACCCTAATGTCCTCCCTTGATTGTGCCGCGATTCGCGTAGAGACGCACGAGCGTCACTGAAGCCATGATGAGAGCGATCAGCACCAGCGCACCAGCCCACGCAAGGCGGTGCCACTCATCGTATGGCGAGAGCGCGTAGACGTAAATCTGCAGCGGCAACGCAGCGATCGGCTGCGTCAGGCTGAAGCTCCAGAAATTGTTGCCGAATGCCGTAAAGAGCAGCGGCGCGGTCTCTCCGGCAACACGAGCGAACGCGAGCATGCAACCGGTGATGATGCCTGGCATTGCGGTGCGCAAACTCACGGACAAAATCGTGCGCCACTTGGGGATGCCGAGGCCGAGCGCGGCTTCACGCAGCATGTGCGGCACGGTTGCGAGCATCTCCTCGGTCGTCCGCGTGATCGTGGGCACCATCATGATGGCGAGCGCCACGCCGCCGGCGAGCGCCGAGAACTTGAAGTGCACAACGATGAGCCCATAGGCGGCGATGCCCATGACAATCGACGGAACGCCGTTCAGCACATCGGCGGTGAAGCGGATGAGGTTGCCCAGAAGACCGCCGCGGCCGTATTCCGCGAGGTACACACCGCCGGCAATTCCGAGAGGAATGCCGATCGCGCTCGCCACAGCGAGAATGATGCCGGACCCGACGATGGCATTCGCCATGCCGCCGCCTGTCTCGCCAACAGGCGCGGGAACCTTGGTGAAGAAATTCAGGTTCAGTGAGCTTGCGCCCTTGTAGATGAGATACCCGAGGATTGCGACAAGCGGGACAAGCACAATCACGGTGCTAATGATCGCCAGTCCTGTCACCAGGTGATTGGTCAGCGTGCGGCGAACGCGTATGATGCGCTCAATCTGCGAGGAACGCTCTGGAAGTGCGCTGATCATGCGGTCCTCGTTGACTCGCCGCGCGTGACCGCCCAGACGAGAAGCCGCGCGATCGCGTTCACCACAATCGTGACCAGGAAGAGCGCCAGGCCAATCTCAATGAGCGCGCTGATGTAGAGATCGCCAGTGGCCTCGGTGAACTCATTCGCAATGACGCTGGCGAGCGTATACGCCGGATTGAAGAGATTTTTGGCGATGTCAGGATGGTTGCCGATGACCATCGTGACTGCGATCGTTTCGCCCAGTGCGCGGCCGAGGCCAAGGATGACGGCGCCGACGATACCAAGCCTGGCATTGCGCAGTACCGCGATTCGCAGCATCTCCCACCGCGTGGCGCCCAGCGCCAGAGCAGCTTCGCGCTGGTGAATCGGCACTGCTTTCATCACGTCGCGGCTGATCGAGCAGATGATCGGAAAGATCATGATGGCGAGGACGACGCTCGCGGTAAACATGCCCACGCCGAAGTTCGGTTCCGCGAAGAGTCCGGTCCAGCCGAACCACTTCTCGAGCAGCGGACCCGCCTGATCGCGCATGATCGGCACAAGGACTACCAAGGCCCACAGTCCGTAGACGACGCTCGGGATGGCGGCCAGAAGCTCTGTGAGATACGAGATTGGGCCGCGCAGCGCCGGGGGGCAGATGTCGATCACGAAAATCGCAACGCACAGCGACAGCGGAACCGCCATCAGCAATGCGAGCAGCGACGAGACCAGCGTTCCGAAGATGAACGGAAGCGCGCCGAAGCTGCCGTTGACCGGATCCCAGTTCGAGGTCTTGAAGAACTTCCAGCCAAAAGCGTGAATAGAGAGCTGCGAATCGTGAATCAGTACCCAGAGGATCAGCGCGACGATGACAAAGATACTCAGCGCAGAAACGAGCATCAGCCCGCCAAAGCTGTTGTCGGCTATGCGGCCGGAGCTACGTTCCTGAAGAAATCTGCGGATTTCAGAGGGCTGAATGCGTTTCGGCTCGTCCGGCGGCATCTGCTCGGGAGTCTTCCCTGCAGGCTCAACAATCGGCGTCCGCAGGGTGACTGGGTTGGGCTGAGTCATAGGGTGCCGTTTAGAGCGTAGGGGCGAAGTGTGAAAGGACTGTAAATTGAGGCAGGAAATAAGCCGCCGGATAGCGGTATCCGGCGGCTTATCTGTAAGTTAGTGGATCTGCTTGATCGTGACACGGACCTTGTCCGCCACGACCTTTGGCAGCGGAGCGTAGTCCAGGGCAGATACCTCAGACTCACCGTGATCGAGCATCCAGTTCAGGAAATCGACCATGACCTTGCCCTTGGCTTGGTCCGGCCATTGCTGCGGAATGAGCAGCCAGGTAAACGAGGAGATCGGATAAGCATCCGCGCCGGGAGCATTGGTGATGGAGACGCGGTAATCGGCCGGCATATTCTTCGCCGCACCGGACGCCGCTGCGGTCACGCCGTCCACGGTGGCCTTCACGTACTTGAACGATGCGTTGCGAACCAAGCCGAAGGACATGTGGTTCTGCAGCGCATAAATGAGCTCGACATACCCGAAAGCACCCGTCGTGCTGCGCACCATGCCCGCAACGCCTTCATTGCCCTTCTGCCCGATGCCGGTCGGCCATTTGACCGACGTTCCCTTGCCGATCTGCTGCTGGAAAGCCGGTACGACCTTGGAAAGAAAGTCCGTCCAGATGTAGTTCGTGCCGGATCCGTCGGAGCGATAGACAGGCAGGATGCGCGTGTGTGGGAGCTTCACGCCCGGGTTGTCGTGCTGCAGATTCCCGTCATCCCACATCGTGATCTTGCCGAGATAGATGCCGGCAATGACCTCCGGCGCGAAATGCAGGTCCTGCGTTACGCCCGGGACGTTATATACCGGTACCACCGCACCCAGCACGGTGGGGATATGGATGATGTTCACGCCGTGGTTTCTCGCTTCGGCGAGCTGCTGGTCATTCATCGGTCCATCCGACGCACCGAAGTCCACCGTTTTCTGCGTCACCTGCTGGATGCCCGCGCCCGAGCCCACCGACTGATAGTTGATGTGCACGTTCGGGTGCTGCTGTGCGTACTCGGCAAACCAGCGCGAATAAATCGGATTGGGGAAAGTGGCGCCCGCACCATTCAGGTTTTGGGCCCATGCGCCGGTCGCCATCATGGCAATCACAGCGGCGGAAAGAAGTTTCAGTCTCACGTTGGATCCTCCGGGTTAGTGCGGCTCATGTTGCACCGCATTGAGTTCAAACTCCTGGCCCTGCGCCTCGACCTGCCTACGTAGGACGCCGCCACGCGGCGAGACGTCAGCCTCGCCGCGCAAGCCCACGTTTACGGGATGTAATAGCGCATCTGGAAGTGCAGCATCGAATCGCTGACCTGGGGCGCTGCCGGAGTGGTCGAGCTTCCGACCCCCGACCAGAGTCCGCGCTTCAGATAGCTGTAGGTTGCCGAGTACTGCAGCTTGCCATACTTCGAGTCGTTGATCGGCCGCCACTGGAAGCCGAACATCGGCTCCTGGATATACCGGGTCGGCGACCCGCAGGTGGACGCGCTGAGATTGCCGGTAAAGCCGCCGTTGCCGATGGTGCTGGAAGGCGCTGCCGGCGCGTTGTCGCAGCCGCCGTCGTTCAGGTTCGTCGGGCCGTAGCCCACGAGCGTACCCACAGGGCTGGTGTAGACCGTACGCTGCGCATACTCGCCACCGTAATAG
This genomic interval from Acidobacteriaceae bacterium contains the following:
- the pstB gene encoding phosphate ABC transporter ATP-binding protein PstB — translated: MGVDIRVENLNAWYGQVHTLKDVTLHIRANQCTALIGPSGCGKSTFVRCLNRMHETNPIARAEGSVRMGEVDIYQDATPVEIRRRVGMVFQRPNPFPSMTIYDNVASGLKLNGYRKKRVLDEVVERSLKQAALWDEVKDDLKKKSGASLSGGQQQRLCIARALAVDPEVLLMDEPASALDPVSTAKIEDLIFELKSQYTIVIVTHNMQQAARVAERTGFFLMGRLVEFDATDKLFTNPSDKRTEDYITGRFG
- a CDS encoding pyridoxal phosphate-dependent aminotransferase, whose translation is MRQHSEDSAISTISAPSRRSFLRYAAIAAATPILTEAHFARAAQQAIAKAAPAGGRHDFFLNPPPDAVLINANENPLGPCQAAREAIAQLVPTGGRYDFYGETDKLVKTFASQHNLSEDSIAVYAGSSEPLHYTVLAFTSPTRSLVIADPSYEAPMAAANYSGAKIHKVPLTADYAHDIKAMVAADPNAGVIYICNPNNPTGTLTSKKDILWALENKPKGSVLLVDEAYIHFADAPDVIDQVIAGKDIVVLRTFSKIYGMAGLRCGFALARPDLLDKLSLYGENPMPVTGSGAANASLLDANLVAARKKILTDNRNETLAWLKLHGYKVIGDPISNCFMIDTGRNGRGVMDAMRAKNVYIGRTWPVWPNAVRITVGTPEEMAKFRTAFKQVMDAPPVESATAEPLRLHRDGVRYRQSS
- the phoU gene encoding phosphate signaling complex protein PhoU, with protein sequence MRIKFQQKLDELKERLLVMAGLVEQAIQRATEAYSSRDMDLCELVSLSEPAINRMEHEIDQLALDLLAMEQPMAVDLRFILAVIRINADLERVGDQAVNIANRCKDLSGLSAQELPVDIPKLAQLSTAMIRKALQSFIEADTEMAQSVLLLDDQVDELNRDAFSTLGALIQQHPERTPEALNALVISRNLERVGDHATNIAEDVIFWVSGADVRHHFAANAAAAAAADEAGR
- a CDS encoding FAD-dependent oxidoreductase, with protein sequence MSVTRRDFLLRVGAAGGYSATFLAMQGLGLMQPSRAVAVPLAAPGSGKGVRVVVLGGGIAGLVAAYELRALGYDCTLLEARGRPGGRNWTVRSGDVVELTDGSKQRCEWDAGNYQNFGPARLPSIHPTMLGYCKKLGVEMQVEVNMSRSAMLQNDNANGGKPVVMRQAENDTRGFVSELLAKCVARGALDQELSSDDRDRMLSFLRIYGPLDDAGKYTGSDRAGYLRTPAVEDSGVLSQPIDLHTLLLEDFWQGILFDEVFDMQATMFQPVGGMDRIPYAFAKSLGSIVRYNSPVTELRKTSNGVRVGYLRDGAPASIEADYCVCTIPLTILRKIPNGLSVPYKKVIDECTYAAAFKIAWESRRFWEQDYNIYGGLEFCNIGLSPVWLPSAGMFSDRGVLVSGYGFDTPPEFGALSFQQKLAESRKSVERLHPGHGKELTKPLYVNWGSFRATRARGLAAMDRCRMSGSMTSQRDKTALHAQMWPAIRLCCSPMEPSTSRATT
- the pstA gene encoding phosphate ABC transporter permease PstA, encoding MISALPERSSQIERIIRVRRTLTNHLVTGLAIISTVIVLVPLVAILGYLIYKGASSLNLNFFTKVPAPVGETGGGMANAIVGSGIILAVASAIGIPLGIAGGVYLAEYGRGGLLGNLIRFTADVLNGVPSIVMGIAAYGLIVVHFKFSALAGGVALAIMMVPTITRTTEEMLATVPHMLREAALGLGIPKWRTILSVSLRTAMPGIITGCMLAFARVAGETAPLLFTAFGNNFWSFSLTQPIAALPLQIYVYALSPYDEWHRLAWAGALVLIALIMASVTLVRLYANRGTIKGGH
- the pstS gene encoding phosphate ABC transporter substrate-binding protein PstS, which encodes MRLKLLSAAVIAMMATGAWAQNLNGAGATFPNPIYSRWFAEYAQQHPNVHINYQSVGSGAGIQQVTQKTVDFGASDGPMNDQQLAEARNHGVNIIHIPTVLGAVVPVYNVPGVTQDLHFAPEVIAGIYLGKITMWDDGNLQHDNPGVKLPHTRILPVYRSDGSGTNYIWTDFLSKVVPAFQQQIGKGTSVKWPTGIGQKGNEGVAGMVRSTTGAFGYVELIYALQNHMSFGLVRNASFKYVKATVDGVTAAASGAAKNMPADYRVSITNAPGADAYPISSFTWLLIPQQWPDQAKGKVMVDFLNWMLDHGESEVSALDYAPLPKVVADKVRVTIKQIH
- the pstC gene encoding phosphate ABC transporter permease subunit PstC; translation: MTQPNPVTLRTPIVEPAGKTPEQMPPDEPKRIQPSEIRRFLQERSSGRIADNSFGGLMLVSALSIFVIVALILWVLIHDSQLSIHAFGWKFFKTSNWDPVNGSFGALPFIFGTLVSSLLALLMAVPLSLCVAIFVIDICPPALRGPISYLTELLAAIPSVVYGLWALVVLVPIMRDQAGPLLEKWFGWTGLFAEPNFGVGMFTASVVLAIMIFPIICSISRDVMKAVPIHQREAALALGATRWEMLRIAVLRNARLGIVGAVILGLGRALGETIAVTMVIGNHPDIAKNLFNPAYTLASVIANEFTEATGDLYISALIEIGLALFLVTIVVNAIARLLVWAVTRGESTRTA